GGCGCACAAATTGCCGTATTCGCTGTACAGGACATGTTGCTGTTTTTCCTAACATGGGAATTAGAGCTAATCCCTGTCTACCTCTTGCTATCAATCTGGGGGGGCTATAAGCGCCTATATGCCGCCACAAAGTTTATTCTTTACACTGCGATCGGTTCACTGTTTATCCTTGTGGCTGGTTTGGCGATGGCATTTTATGGCGACACCGTTACCTTTGATATGGCGGCACTTGCTCATAAAAACTATCCTCTTACCTTCCAACTGCTAGCCTACGGTGCATTCTTGATTTCCTATGGGGTCAAGTTACCGATTTTTCCTTTGCATACATGGCTACCTGATGCTCATGGTGAAGCAACAGCACCAGTTCACATGCTGCTCGCTGGCATTTTGCTAAAAATGGGTGGTTATGCTCTGATGCGGATGAATGCGGGCATGTTACCTGAAGCCCATGCTTACTTTGCCCCGATCCTAGTAATTCTGGGGATTGTGAATATTATTTATGCGGCGCTTACCTCTTTTGCTCAGCGCAGTCTCAAACGCAAAATTGCATATTCTTCGATCTCACACATGGGATTTGTTTTGATCGGTTTAGCCTCATTTACCGATCTTGGTACTAGCGGTGCAATGTTGCAAATGATTTCGCATGGACTAATTGGCGCGAGCTTATTTTTCCTAGTCGGCGCAACTTACGATCGCACTCATACTTTGATCCTTGATGAAATGGGCGGTGTCGGTCAGCAGATGCCAAAAATCTTTGCGATGTTTACCACTTGCTCTCTTGCGTCTCTAGCTTTGCCAGGGATGAGTGGTTTTGTGGCGGAGGTGATGATTTTTGTCGGTTTTGCCACTAGCGATGCCTATAGCGGCACGTTTAAAGTTATTGCTCTATTGCTGATGGCAGTGGGTGTGATTTTAACTCCCGTATATTTACTTTCAATGCTGCGTGAAATTTTCTACGGTAAAGAAAACACTGAACTTACATCCCATCAAAATTTAGTGGATGCAGAACCTCGTGAAGTATTCATCATCACTTGTCTGTTGATTCCAATTATTGGGATTGGCTTCTATCCCAAAATCGTGACTCAAATCTATGATTCGACTACGACTCAGTTAGCGACAACTCTACGTAATGCGGTTCCTGCCCTAGCTAATAAACGTGATAACAAACGTTTGGCAAGTCTACAGGCTCAAGCTGCACCAAGTTTAAGCAAATAGAAAAAGAAGGCTCGCTAAGCGAGCCTTCTTTTTTTTGTATAAGAGGCGGCGAAAAGCGCCGCCTCTTATACAAATTCACAAAAGTGTGGCAACACTTTCGTGAATTAAAAGCCAAACCCAGTAAGGGTTTTAAAAGCACAAAATGGCTACGCCATTTTGTGCTTTAGTATTACTCTTTAATTTTTTGAAAGAAGTCTCGCTTAGCGAGGCTTCTTCTATTTTGCGAGAGGCGGCGCGAAGCGCCACCTATTGTCTTTTGGGTTTTGAGTAGCTTTTTGTCAAGCATTGCTAAAAACCAAGATAAAATCTTAATTTAGTTGCAGCAATTTATTTTAAAATCCCGATCGCATGATTTTCCCTGAGTATTCTGACTTTATTGAGCTTGCTAAGCAGGGCAACTTTGTACCTGTGTATATGGAACTGGTTGCGGATCTTGATACGCCTGTTTCGGCTTGGTATCGTGTATGTCAAGGTCAACCCTATAGCTTTTTATTAGAGTCAGTCGAGGGCGGCGAGAGACTTGGGCGTTATAGTTTACTGGGCTGCGATCCACTATGGGTATTAGAAGCTAGAGGCGATCGCACCACACAGACATTTCGTGATGGCACGATGAAAGAGTTTGTTGGGAACCCGTTTCAGCATTTAAATAATTGCCTTGCATCGATTAAACCTGTGCATTTACCTGAGTTGCCGCCGAGTTTGGGTGGATTGTTTGGTTATTGGGGATATGAATTAATTAATTGGATCGAGCCAAAAGTACCTGTTTATTCTTGCCATGAGGGGGATACTCCTGACGGTGTATGGATGCAGGTAGATAGTTTGCTGGTATTCGATCAGGTCAAGCGCAAGATTTGGGCGATCGCCTATGCGGATTTGAGTAACGGTGAGTCTCCTGAAACTGCGTATAAATCGGCTTGCGATCGCTTGAAGGTGTTGGTGGATAAACTGCGATCGCCACTAGATCGCCAAAAAACCGCAATTACTTGGACAAATCCGCGCTTGCAGCCACCTGTAAGTTATACGAGCAATGTCACCCGTGAGAAGTTTTGCAAAGCTGTAGAACAGGGCAAGGAGCATATTAAGGCTGGAGATGTTTTTCAAGTCGTCCTTTCGCAACGACTAACAACAGAGTTTAAGGGTGAGCCATTTAGTTTGTATCGCTCTTTGCGCGTGGTCAACCCTTCGCCTTATATGGCATTTTTTAACTTTAAGGATTGGCAGCTAATTGGCTCTAGTCCTGAGATCATGGTCAAGGCGGAAGTGATCGATGGAATCTCACGCACAGTTTTACGCCCGATCGCAGGGACAAGACCTAGAGGTGCGACACCTGCGGAAGATGCAGAACTTGCAAAGGATTTGCTAGCTGATCCAAAGGAAGTTGCTGAACATGTGATGCTGGTGGATTTAGGCAGAAACGATCTTGGTCGTGTCTGTAAAAGTGGCACGGTGAAAGTCGATGAGTTAATGTCCATTGAGCTTTATTCCCATGTAATGCACATTGTCAGCAATGTCGTCGGAGAGATTCGTCCAGAGAAAACGGCTTGGGATTTACTTCAGGCCTGCTTCCCTGCGGGGACAGTGAGCGGTGCGCCAAAAATTCGAGCGATGGATATCATTCATAACTTGGAAGGCGATCGCAGAGGAACCTATGCTGGAGCCTATGGTTACTATGATTTTGAAGGTCAGCTAAACACCGCCATCACAATTCGGACAATGGTGACGAAGGATGGAACTGCAAGCGTTCAGGCGGGTGCTGGTGTGGTTGCCGATTCTGATCCTGAGAAGGAATATCAAGAAACCTTGAATAAAGCAAAGGGAATGTTGGAGTCTCTGCGCTGTTTGGGATAGTGAATAAATGAGAATGCGATCGCTCAAATCTATTAGTTGAGATTAATGGCGATCGCATTTATCCGATGCAATTAATGGCAAAACATCCAGTTTTGTTGAGGTAAAATCAAATCATCTAAGTTTGGAATAAGCATAAATCTAGCATCATGACCTTTGAAGAAATGCAAGCTGTTATTGCAGGTATGTTGCAAGTACAGCGAAATTTACAAGAAAGCCAACTTCGCGATCGCGAAGATATTTTGCTATTGCGCGAGGATATCTTGCTATTGGTTGAGCAAACTAAACAGGTTTCGAGCGTTCAGCGCAATTTACAAGAGAGTCAAATACGCGATCGTGAAGATATAGAACTATTACTTGAGAAGTCTCGGCAGCAGGAAAGAATGGTCGATCGCTTAGTTGGCTATAGTATTTCGTTTGAGTCTGACAAGATGGATTTAGAGCAGAGACTAACGGAACTAGAACGCAAAAGAGCAGAAAGAGATAAATAGCGAACACTAAATTTATCTCTTTGATGATTAGCGATCGCTGTTTGTAACATGGCTTAATCAACTCTTGCGGATATAACTATGATTTTAATAAGCGATCGTTTAAATCTATCTTCGGTTGAGAGTAAAGGATTGATCATTATCATTAACATAAAGCTAGAGTTTCATAGTCTCAACATACCAATCTTGAATTGATAAACCTGCTGTTTCAATTGCTCTATGACAAAGGCTATAGATATTTTTAGCTGAAAAGTTGGATTCAAAGTAAACACCATTTTTCAATTGTCTTGGACTTCTAAAAGTCGTTTGCTCCCATGCTAACAAACGAGGAAATTGTTCCATAATTTCTTTGAAATGCTCTGGCTCAAGATCTGCTAGTAAATTAAGTGTGGTTTCTAGAACCTCACGCCAGCTTTTTACAGAATATTCTTCTCCAAACATACGAAGCAACTTAGGAGTACTTCCCGTTATATAGCTTTTTTTATCTTGCTGAAGAGAATCATCTCCAAAGTATTGCCATATATTTATGATTGAATCTGCTAATTTCTCAGCTCTAAATTCAATATCTTCTCTGCGCCATGTGTTTAGATTTTGGAAGTACGAATTTAATTCTAAATGACTATTTTGATATTCTTTTTTCTTGGTTAGAAAATCAGAATTAGAAAGTTCACCATTGTAAGCTGTAAGAGTCAAATTGCCAATTGTATGAATGAATAAATCATAGGTAATTTGCCAGTCCTGCCCTAGTCTATCTTTCCAAACATCACTTAAGGTTTGAGGCATAATATGTTCAATCGTCAGGTTGTCGAAACTAACTTGCTCTCTATGCCTGAAAGATTCTTCAAGTGATTCTAGGATAAGCTTTGCCTTTTCAGTACGATTGCTGCCATACATTTTTACATCTAGCAGTCTTTCTCTAAATTCCGCGTCCTTTGGATAGTCTTTAGTCTGCAAAACTATTTTAACTCTCTCAACAAATGAGTCAGATGCAATATCAACCTCTTTGGCAACTTGTGAATATAATAATGCAAAGATTCGGTTTAGCCCCCTCGTTTGAACATTGCAAACAAATCTGCGAAGCAGGAAATTTTCTAAAACTCGAAAAACTTCAACAAATTCATTTTCGGATATTCGCAGTTGCTTCCATTCATCATAGCAATTCAATAGAAATGGATAGACAGTTGCAACTTCTAATCGATTGATTCGTATTAAATGCTTTCTGATTTTTAAATTACTTTCTCTTTCTGGAGATAGCAGTCGAGAATAATAGTCGGCAAACTTATATAGATCTTGTAAATGTGATAATGCATCACTCTGGCTAATTTTTTCCTTAAGTTGAAAGTAGATGTCACTTTGTTTAACATCAATTCCATGTTTAGTTAGATAATGTCGAATATATTCCGTTAAATTTTCTCCAAGCAAATCTTGCATTGGTTGCCAATATTTTGTATAGATTGAATCCTGCTGCTCTATATGAATTCGCATAAAGAAATAGTTGCGAATCAAATCGGCTTGAGTCAAAGCTCTTCCCTTGGCGTTTAAGCTTTCAAACACAAGATAGGGATCATCATTAGCACTAAGAACAACACTAACAATGGAGAGACTACTACAGATGATTTTCTGAAGTTGTTGCAAATCAATATTGAATTGCTTGATTTTCTTAAAGAAAAACGAATAACATTCAAGGATTGAGCTATTTATAATTAGCTCATCACCTTGAATCAATTTATGGAATATTTCTCGGTCAACTTGTGTTGGTTGCAGTTTAAAGTAATCTACGCCATCTTCGTGAAGATTAGTTAAAATAGCATCAATTTTTGCCGATAATTTACTTTCCTCTGAGCGCATTGCATGATCTCGCAAAGCACAAAGCAAAATGAAAATAGTTGTTAATCTTTGTTGTCCATCAATGAGTAAGTATTTACTCACTCCTTCAGGTATGGAATTAGTAGGCATCGTCACGATCGAACCCATAAAATGAGTTCGTGGGGTTTCCAACTCACATAAGTCTATAAGATCATCCCAAAGCATTTGCCATTCTGATTTCTTCCAGCTATAGGGACGCTGAAACAAAGGTACAACATACTGTTTAGTTCCCTCAATAATTTGTTGTAACTTTGTTTCTGATGCCTGCATAAATCTCTACCCCTAAGTTTTTATCTTTAAATCAATTGCATGAAAAGCTTGAGGAATCCTAAAATATCATACATATAATATAAATTATCACTAAATGAAATATACAATTACACTGCAATGGTCTGATGAAGATAAATGCTTTGTTGTTTTCTTGCCAGACTTTACCAACATCAACCAACCTTGCACTCATGGCAAAACCTATTCAGAAGCACTGCAAAATGCTAAGGAACTGATCGAAATTCTAATAGAGCTTGCGATCGAAAAGAATGAACCATTACCGAAGTATAAACCATATTACTATGGCAAAATCTCAGAATGATTAATTGGGAAATTGCTCATGTGAAGGCGATCTCCTAAACTAAGATTTAAGCTTGATAAATATTACAAATAGAACTTAGCCAGACTTTACTGAATATTAACTAAATGATAAAACCTCTATTGATTGTTGGAAGTGATACGGGTGTGGGCAAGACTGTATTAACGGCGGCTTTGGCAGCCTATTGGTTGACCTATCGCGATCGCAATGTATCTCCAACCGAACCTAGTAAATCTCTTGGTATTTATAAGCCTTTGCAATCAGGAGAAGGAGATCGCGAGTTCTATAACCAGACTTTCTCGCTTTCACAAACCCTTGAAGAAATTACGCCCTTGTATTTTGAAACGCCGATCGCACCTGCGATCGCGGCTCACAAAGAAGGGAAACCCATTGATTTAGGATTGATTTGGCAGCAGTTCCAAAAATTGCAACAACAAAAGGAATGTTTATTAGTTGAATCTATGGGTGGTTTAGGCTCGCCAATTACGGATGAGTATATCGTGGCGGATTTGGCGCGAGATTGGGCTTTGGAGGCAATTTTAGTTGTGCCTGTGCGCTTGGGCGCTATCTCTCAAGCGATCGCAAATGTGGCTTTGGCAAATATGCAAAAGGTGAAGCTAAGGGGAATTGTGCTGAGCTGTTCTCAAGTTTATACGACCGAAGAGGTTGAGGAACTTGCACCGCCGCAGATGATTTCGCGACTCACTTCTATTCCTGTTTTGGGGATTTTGCCTTATGTCAAGGATTTGCATGATATTTCGCAACTTGCTCTTGCCGCTTCAGAGTTAGATATAGAAAGAATTCTGATTTAGTAAAGTCCGATTTAGTAAAGGCGATCGCATAGTGAGGTGCGTTACTAATGATATAAATGAGGCTATGTATGATCGCCTTACTTCTATAGCTTTTCTTAAGCAAATTTCTGCCGATCCCCAAAATCATGATCGCAGCGAAATTGTCGTGCCTTTGGGCGATCGCTCGATTACTTTGGGGCGCGATCCTATTTGTGAAGTGGCGATCGATATCAATATTTATGGCTCAGTGTCGCGCCGCCATGCTGAGATTCGTCCAATCTTTGTAAGACAAAAGTTTGAGGGTTGGGAAATTTGTGATCTTGACAGCGCCAATGGCACATTTATTAATGATCGCCGTTTATATAGTTGCTATCCACTCAAGCATGGCGATCGGATTCAGTTAACTAAAGATGGCCCCCAATTTGTTTTTGAACAAGAGGCTAGTCCAGAAACAACTTTAGAAACTAATTATAATCTGCGTCCGCGATCGCAGATTACAAGCATCACACTGACTAAGCTATTACCGATTTTCTCAAAGGGTAATGATCTTTGGGAAAAAGCCTATCTCCTCCCAGGAATTTTAACGGTGTTTTTTGTGGTGATGATGTTTGCTTTTTTGGGGCAACCGCAATTATTTAATCTAACGATTTCTGTATATATCAGCCTTGCAGCCTATTATTTCGTCTATCAGCTTTGTGGAAAGAATAAGCCTTGGTGGGTGATTTTAGGTTCGGCGATATTTACGGCTGCGATTCTCAGAAGTCCGATTTTAAATATTTTTCTCTGGTTCTTTTATAAGGTCTTACCAGGAACTGCACCGACGGGGCAGGTAAGCTTTATAAATGTTTTGATTGCGATGTTTTTTGGGGCGGGCTTAATGGAGGAGTTGCTCAAGGCTTTGCCAGTATTTGCGCTCTGGTTTATGGGTTTGCGATTGGGAAAGAAATGGCGATCGCGTTTTGGTATTAGTGAGCCATTGGATGGAATTTTGATTGGCGCGGCTTCGGCAGTGGGTTTTACATTGACGGAAACTCTGGGGCTATATGTACCGAGTATTGTTCAAAGTATTAGTCAAACAGGTAGTTCAGAAATTGCCGAGCTTACGGGGTTGCAATTGTTGATTCCTCGTGTGCTTGGCTCAGTGGCGGGACATATGGCATATAGCGGTTATTTCGGCTATTTCATTGGTCTGAGCATCATGAAGCCTTCTCTCCGCTGGCAAATTCTCACGATTGGATATCTCAGTTCGGCTTTGCTTCATGCCCTTTGGAATACGAGTGCCCTAGTAAGTTTTTGGCTTTTGGCAATAGTGGGAGGTCTTTCCTATGCATTTCTAGTAGCTGCAATTCTCAAAGCCCATAGTTTTTCTTCAAAGGTATAGTGAGATTAACTGTTAAAGTTGGAAAAATTCATATATGAATAATCTAGCCGACATCAAAGAAAGAATTGCGCTTGATGGATTTGCGGTAATTGATAATATTTTTAAAGACGAAGAAATAGATAAATTATTTCAAGTCATTTCACAGATTGATAGCTCTAAGCCAACTTTTCGTAAAAATAGTGATTTATTTGCAATAAGACAATTTTTTAAAGAAGTACCTGCATCAGTTGATATAGTTTTTAATGACAAACTCAACTCAGTAATTTCAGGGATATTTGGGAATGAATTTTTTGTTGTAAAGTCTATATACTTTGATAAACCTGAGGGCTCAAATTGGTTTGTATCATACCATCAGGACTTGACGATTTCAGTAGATAAAAAGATTGATATTGAAGGATTTAAGTCATGGACAATCAAACAAAATCAGTTTTCTGTTCAACCGCCAATAGCAATATTAAAAGACAATTTCACAATTCGTATTCATCTTGATGATACAAATGAAGAAAATGGAGCTTTAAAAGTTATCCCAAAATCACATAACAAAGGCATTTGCAGACCTGAGAGCATTGATTGGACAACTCAATCTGAAAATGTTTGTAGGCTTAAAAAAGGTGGTATCATGCTCATGAAGCCATTACTTCTACATTCATCTAGTAAAACGACAAATAAGAATAAACGTCGAGTTATCCATATAGAATTTAGTAGAAGTTCTTTACCAAACCGCTTGAATTGGTCAGAGCTTATGATAGTCCAAGCTTCAGCAAAATCTACAGAATTAGATAAGATACCTAAAGAGACGGAAACTCAGCACTTTGTTTTTCCGAACAGCTATTCATGGAAAGAATTTAAGACACTTTCTGCTTTAATCGGTGATTCACGTAATATCCATCTTAATTATCTTGACGGCACTATCGAGATTATGACCACATCTGCTGCCCATGAAATCATCGTGCATTTACTCGCGATGTTATTGGGGATTTACTTTGCAGAAAAGGATATCGATTTTATTCCTACGGGTAGCGCAACGTTGGAGTCAGAGACCAAGGGAGCAAGCGTTGAGCCAGATCTATCTTTTTGTTTTGGAAATAAATTAGGCGATCGCGATTTGGCAATTGAGGTGATTTTCACGAGTGGCAATGTGACGAAGTTAGAACGTTATCGCCGCTTTAATACAAAGGAAGTTTGGTTTTGGGAAGATGGTAAGTTTTCGATCTATCGATTACGCGAGGATGGCTATGAGACAATCGCACAAAGTGAATGTTTGCCTAATCTCGATTTGGCTTTGCTTGCCCGTTGTTTATTGATGGCTGAACCAAAATCTGCACTCAAAGCATTTCAGCAAGCACTATAGACGGTATTGTCGATAGATCTCACTAGCAGCTCGATGCAAGAGGGAATGTCGATAAACTAGCGATCGCATGTCTTCGCAATAACCACCACCGATCACGCAGCCAACGGGAAAACCTTGAGAAATACAAGTACTCAAAACCTGCATGTCGCGCCGAAATATACCTGCATCTGTGAGAGCCAATTTGCCAAGACGATCGCCTATATGTGGATCTACTCCTGCATCGTAAAGCACTAAGTCGGGCTGAAATTCGGTTAATAAATCTGGTAAATAATTAGCAAGAGTGCGTAAATATTCATCATCTTCCATTCCTTCGCGCAGAGGTACATCGCGATCGCTAATTTGTTTAATCGATGGAAAATTAATCTGGCAGTGCATTGAGAAGGTAAACACATTTGGCTCATCCTGAAAAATAAGAGCCGTGCCATCGCCTTGATGGACATCCAGATCCACGATCAGGATTTTTTTAACCAGTCCTTCTTTTAGCAATACTCGCGAGGCGATCGCAAGATCATTAAATATACAAAATCCTGAACCATAGCTAGGGAAAGCATGATGCGTTCCTCCTGCTGTATTGCAAGCTAAGCCGTGTGCTAAGGCTAGCCGCGCAGTTAATAATGTGCCGCCCACTGCGATTCTGGTGCGATAGGCAAGCTCTGGACTCCAAGGTAATCCGATCCTGCGCTGAGCTTTAGGATCGAGATTCCCAGTCCAATATGCGTCAACATATTCGCTATCATGTACTAAGGCGATCGCCTCTAAATCTGGTAACTCTGGTGTAAAAAACTGCTCTAATCGCGCTACCCCATCGACTATCAGCATCTCATGGAGCAAGCGAAATTTTTCCATCGGGAATCGATTGGTATTAGCGATCGGCGCGACATAATTGGGATGATAGATCAGTGGTAAATCCATAGTTTTTACCAAAAAAGAACCGTGCAATGCACGGTTCTTTCTTCTAAACTTTTGCTAACTGCTTACTCTTAATCACTTCCGCCGCACACATCTTGCCTGAAAGTGTTGCGCCTTCCATACTATCGATATAGTCCTGCATAGTGTAGCTACCTGCTAAAAAGAAATTCTTTACAGGTGTAGCCTGATCGGGACGGAAGGGATCTTGCCCTGGAGCTTCACGATATAGTGACTGCGCCAGTTTAACTACACTTGACCAAGTGACGTTCAGCTTATTTGAGGAAGGGAAAATCTCATGGACTTGAGCAATCATCTTCTCAACGATCGCTTCATTGCTGAGCTTAATGTAATCATCCGCAGGGGTAATTACGACTTGCAATAACGAACCTTCTCCTTCTTTGTAATAGTCAGTGGGGCTAGTAATCGCCAGATCAGCAAAGGTGGAGAAATCTACTTTAATGGCATAGAGGAGATTATCAATATCTGTTACCCAGCCATCAAAGCGAAGTTGTACCGTAATTACAGGCACCGCATCCAGCTTATAGATATTGTCAAACTGCGACCAAACTCGCCATTTTTCAGGGATGATTCTCTTTACTCCAGGTACGTCAGTGGCACAGATATACACATCAGCCGTCACAATTTCTTCGCCGTCTTCCTTGCCAATGATCAATCCTGTAACGCGAGTATCTTCACCTTCTCCCTCAAAGAGAACTTCGCGCACACCACGACGCAAATGGATTTTGCCGCCTTTTGCTTCAATATGCTTAACGAGGGGCTTATGCAAGAAATCGTTGGGTGAACCTTCGAGCATTCTCAAAATCGAAGCTTCGGTTCTCGATGCAAAAAACTGGAAAATGGTGAGCATACATCTAGCGGAAATATTTTCGCAGTCGATGAAGCCTAAACCGTAGGCGATCGCATCCCACATCAGATCAAGGCTCGCTTGAGATCCACCCATGCCCAAAAACCAATCTTTGAAGCTGATATTATCAAGGGCGCGGATTTCTTTCATCGCACCAACATGATCGACTAAGCCGCGAATCAATGGACTCCGCCCGATCGCGATCGCATTTTGGATTTTGTCCTTCAGTGGTAATTGTCCTGTGGTGACAAATGCCTTCAGCCCATGAAAGGGTGCGCCGCCAAAGTTACGAAAATCAAGGGCTGCTTGTTTACCACCTGGATTTACGAAAATATGGGTATGTTCCTTGAGGCGGAGATGCTCGAATGCACCTGTTTTTTTCATGAGGGCAAACAGGTTGTAATAGCAGCCAAAAAATACATGCAAGCCCATCTCGATATGGTTGCCGTCTTTGTCCCGCCAACTGCTGACTTTGCCACCCACAAAGGGGCGGGATTCAAAAAGTTCTACTTCATAGCCTTGCTCGCTGAGTTCGACTGCCGCACTCATACCCGCCAAGCCTGCACCAATAATCGCTGCTTTCATGTCTTGTTTGCTGGATCTTTACTGTCATTATGTTTGCTTAACATATTGTAATCTTGTTTGGCTCTATGGGGGGTAGTAGCAAGACAAACGAATATTCAATGATTGTGACGGACAACCAATCTTCTAAGGCACTGGGCAGTTAACCCATGAGAGAAGAAAAGCCCCATAAGTGAGAGCAGCGAATTTGAATATAAAGTTGTGTTTAATAAAATCGATCCCGATTTATCTAACAGCAATTGCGGCATAAATAATAATCTCATTTTTTGCTGCGAGGCATACAGCCAAGCGTTCACCATTGCCTTGAGAACTATGCAACCAAATCCCTACATCTAAGCTGGAAAGCAAAACAATCTCGCCCAATTTAATTAATGGCATCAAGCATCATAGTCTTTATGTTCGACAGGAATTTGAATGATAAACTCTGTTCCCTCGCCGAGGACAGAACAGCATTCCAACTTACCACCATGTTTCTTAGTAACAATCTGATAGCTAATCGACAAGCCTATGCCAGTTCCCTTACCGACAGCTTTCGTGGTAAAAAACGGATCAAAAATGCAGTGGCGAACTGATTCAGGCATCCCTGTTCCATTATCAGATATCATGATTTTTACCCACTTTGAATCAATTATTGAAGTCCTGATGATAATTTTGCTAGGATTTTCTTTTATCTCCTGATCAGTGAGTTTGCTATTGGATTCTTCCAGAGCATCAATGGCATTTGTCAAGATATTCATAAACACCTGATTGATTGGTCCCGGATAGCACTTCACTTGCGGTAGAACGTCAAATTCACAAACGACTTGAATCTCGGGAAAGCCTGCTCTCTCTTTTAAGCGATGCTGCAAAATCAACAATGTACTGTTAATGCCTTCGTGCAGATCAACTGCTTTGAGTTCAGCTTCATCTAGTCGGGAGAAGTTGCGGAGTGATAGGACTATCTGGCGAATGCGCTCGCTACCCAATTTCATGGAATCCAGAATTTTGGGTAGATCGGCTTTAAGGAACTCTATATCCAACTCTTCTACCTGAGCTCGAATTTCGCTTACTGGATTAGGATAGTGCTTCTGGTAGAGATGCACAAAATCAAGTAAGTTAGTGGAATATTCCTTTAAATGGGTTAGGTTACCGTGGATGAAGTTGACAGGATTGTTGATTTCATGTGCTATCCCTGCGACCATTTTCCCCAAAGCAGACATCTTTTCGCTTTGCACCATCTGAAGATGAGTCCTTTGTTGTTCTTCTAAAAGTTGTTGAACAGTGCGAATTAATTGGTTAAAAGCATCGGCAAGTGCCCCAATCTCATCATCTTGCAAGATAGTCGCTTGTAACTCAAAGTTAGAATCTTTAGTAGCTCGTTTGGCAACACTGGTAAGAACTTCAATGGGTTTAGTAATCATTTTGCTCGTCAAAAATGCAAAAATAATGGCAGTCAAAACAGATATCCCAATACTCACAACCACAATTTTCAGGGCAATGTCGTTCGCTTGTTCGGACAACTTTTCT
This window of the Pseudanabaena sp. BC1403 genome carries:
- a CDS encoding PrsW family glutamic-type intramembrane protease; amino-acid sequence: MYDRLTSIAFLKQISADPQNHDRSEIVVPLGDRSITLGRDPICEVAIDINIYGSVSRRHAEIRPIFVRQKFEGWEICDLDSANGTFINDRRLYSCYPLKHGDRIQLTKDGPQFVFEQEASPETTLETNYNLRPRSQITSITLTKLLPIFSKGNDLWEKAYLLPGILTVFFVVMMFAFLGQPQLFNLTISVYISLAAYYFVYQLCGKNKPWWVILGSAIFTAAILRSPILNIFLWFFYKVLPGTAPTGQVSFINVLIAMFFGAGLMEELLKALPVFALWFMGLRLGKKWRSRFGISEPLDGILIGAASAVGFTLTETLGLYVPSIVQSISQTGSSEIAELTGLQLLIPRVLGSVAGHMAYSGYFGYFIGLSIMKPSLRWQILTIGYLSSALLHALWNTSALVSFWLLAIVGGLSYAFLVAAILKAHSFSSKV
- a CDS encoding Uma2 family endonuclease; protein product: MNNLADIKERIALDGFAVIDNIFKDEEIDKLFQVISQIDSSKPTFRKNSDLFAIRQFFKEVPASVDIVFNDKLNSVISGIFGNEFFVVKSIYFDKPEGSNWFVSYHQDLTISVDKKIDIEGFKSWTIKQNQFSVQPPIAILKDNFTIRIHLDDTNEENGALKVIPKSHNKGICRPESIDWTTQSENVCRLKKGGIMLMKPLLLHSSSKTTNKNKRRVIHIEFSRSSLPNRLNWSELMIVQASAKSTELDKIPKETETQHFVFPNSYSWKEFKTLSALIGDSRNIHLNYLDGTIEIMTTSAAHEIIVHLLAMLLGIYFAEKDIDFIPTGSATLESETKGASVEPDLSFCFGNKLGDRDLAIEVIFTSGNVTKLERYRRFNTKEVWFWEDGKFSIYRLREDGYETIAQSECLPNLDLALLARCLLMAEPKSALKAFQQAL
- a CDS encoding histone deacetylase; its protein translation is MDLPLIYHPNYVAPIANTNRFPMEKFRLLHEMLIVDGVARLEQFFTPELPDLEAIALVHDSEYVDAYWTGNLDPKAQRRIGLPWSPELAYRTRIAVGGTLLTARLALAHGLACNTAGGTHHAFPSYGSGFCIFNDLAIASRVLLKEGLVKKILIVDLDVHQGDGTALIFQDEPNVFTFSMHCQINFPSIKQISDRDVPLREGMEDDEYLRTLANYLPDLLTEFQPDLVLYDAGVDPHIGDRLGKLALTDAGIFRRDMQVLSTCISQGFPVGCVIGGGYCEDMRSLVYRHSLLHRAASEIYRQYRL
- the zds gene encoding 9,9'-di-cis-zeta-carotene desaturase, whose amino-acid sequence is MKAAIIGAGLAGMSAAVELSEQGYEVELFESRPFVGGKVSSWRDKDGNHIEMGLHVFFGCYYNLFALMKKTGAFEHLRLKEHTHIFVNPGGKQAALDFRNFGGAPFHGLKAFVTTGQLPLKDKIQNAIAIGRSPLIRGLVDHVGAMKEIRALDNISFKDWFLGMGGSQASLDLMWDAIAYGLGFIDCENISARCMLTIFQFFASRTEASILRMLEGSPNDFLHKPLVKHIEAKGGKIHLRRGVREVLFEGEGEDTRVTGLIIGKEDGEEIVTADVYICATDVPGVKRIIPEKWRVWSQFDNIYKLDAVPVITVQLRFDGWVTDIDNLLYAIKVDFSTFADLAITSPTDYYKEGEGSLLQVVITPADDYIKLSNEAIVEKMIAQVHEIFPSSNKLNVTWSSVVKLAQSLYREAPGQDPFRPDQATPVKNFFLAGSYTMQDYIDSMEGATLSGKMCAAEVIKSKQLAKV
- a CDS encoding ATP-binding protein; amino-acid sequence: MILKSIWQRVSSLKVGQKIGLGYTISLGVAVSGTITGFGIGYYYSGEAAKKEEHSRNEVQVLHRLQSRVLQIRTHQQQLIPLAGYPEKFQDEYAHLLKHEAEIREIWGELKDFSAKPHLSSLDYQEKIPAFIQNYDHVPTSYINELERRVARIRKLNQALPSDVVQAQMSLLEFTNSNLALEFDGISDDLQDLIDQAYQEQNFGEKLSEQANDIALKIVVVSIGISVLTAIIFAFLTSKMITKPIEVLTSVAKRATKDSNFELQATILQDDEIGALADAFNQLIRTVQQLLEEQQRTHLQMVQSEKMSALGKMVAGIAHEINNPVNFIHGNLTHLKEYSTNLLDFVHLYQKHYPNPVSEIRAQVEELDIEFLKADLPKILDSMKLGSERIRQIVLSLRNFSRLDEAELKAVDLHEGINSTLLILQHRLKERAGFPEIQVVCEFDVLPQVKCYPGPINQVFMNILTNAIDALEESNSKLTDQEIKENPSKIIIRTSIIDSKWVKIMISDNGTGMPESVRHCIFDPFFTTKAVGKGTGIGLSISYQIVTKKHGGKLECCSVLGEGTEFIIQIPVEHKDYDA